A window from Flavobacterium gyeonganense encodes these proteins:
- a CDS encoding DUF5723 family protein → MKKQLLILFIFLTSAVATAQSYLGYFNDNYAGVQSVLFNPASIADSRFKTDVNLFSVSSAVSNDLYGVKLFDVFKDGYDFDSQSKMTPSNANNAIINLDIMGPSFMFNIAPKHTLALFTRARSVTNLRDVNGSLVDQVKNGLDQSNGFPLINAGSPNGALHAWGELGLSYAAVLFNKNQHFLKGGLTAKYLQGVANAYIQGRDANASLIVNPVDPLNSRLFTNGQLTIGGSQDWEANEDYEFDINSSGVGFDFGFVYEWRPDYAKYDLNNAKPADNNFRDLNKYKLRFGLSVTDIGSINYKKAKQDIYDITGTLTQEMIDDTDNLYDLLNDRYTKTSTSKGVKTNLPTALHADVDWNIHNKFYLNLNGDISMVSSTKLNATNIADRVSLTPRYESRWFSFYVPVTWMEYSGTQVGTGLRVGTFFVGSGSIVSNLVSKESKAADFYVGIKIPVYQKKFKDRDQDGVIDKQDSCKKVAGPIENNGCPWPDTDGDKVLDKDDACPDVAGPLENKGCPWKDSDGDTLLDNVDGCPTVAGPVENKGCPWPDTDGDGVLDKDDACPNVAGLVENKGCPVLDTDKDGVADNVDDCPLVAGPAENKGCPEVSKATLAQLQVEAKSIFFTSGKATLSDAKKVETSGRLDAIKEILKNYPNAKFAIYGHTDNVGNAKANQKLSEERAKVIMDALIEKGVNPANLTSQGFGASKPVKSNKTAAGRAANRRTEIVYLGNF, encoded by the coding sequence ATGAAAAAACAATTACTCATTTTATTTATTTTTTTAACGTCTGCTGTTGCTACAGCACAGTCGTATTTAGGTTATTTTAATGATAATTATGCCGGTGTGCAAAGTGTGCTTTTTAACCCTGCATCAATAGCTGATTCCCGTTTTAAAACAGATGTTAATTTGTTTTCTGTCAGTAGTGCTGTTAGTAATGACTTGTATGGGGTTAAACTTTTTGACGTTTTTAAAGATGGTTATGACTTTGACAGTCAGTCAAAAATGACTCCTTCAAATGCAAATAATGCCATTATTAATCTGGATATTATGGGACCGTCTTTTATGTTCAATATTGCACCAAAGCATACTTTGGCACTTTTTACAAGAGCCAGATCAGTTACAAATCTTAGAGATGTTAATGGTAGTCTTGTTGATCAGGTAAAAAATGGTTTGGATCAGTCAAACGGTTTCCCTCTTATTAATGCCGGCAGTCCAAACGGTGCCTTGCATGCATGGGGAGAATTAGGACTTTCTTATGCAGCTGTTTTATTTAATAAGAACCAACATTTCTTAAAAGGAGGTTTGACGGCTAAATACCTGCAAGGTGTAGCAAATGCTTACATACAAGGAAGAGATGCTAATGCAAGTCTGATTGTAAACCCAGTTGATCCATTAAATAGTAGATTATTTACAAATGGTCAATTAACTATAGGTGGAAGCCAGGATTGGGAGGCTAATGAAGATTATGAATTCGATATCAATTCTAGCGGAGTGGGCTTTGATTTTGGATTTGTTTACGAGTGGAGACCAGATTATGCTAAATATGATTTAAATAATGCAAAACCGGCTGACAATAATTTCAGGGATCTGAATAAATATAAATTGCGTTTTGGATTGTCTGTTACGGATATTGGTTCAATAAATTATAAAAAGGCGAAACAAGATATTTACGATATAACAGGTACTCTTACTCAGGAAATGATTGATGATACTGATAATTTATATGATTTATTAAATGATCGTTATACAAAAACATCAACTTCAAAAGGAGTAAAAACAAATTTGCCTACAGCACTTCATGCTGATGTTGACTGGAATATACATAATAAATTCTATCTGAATCTTAATGGAGATATTAGTATGGTTTCAAGTACAAAGTTAAATGCGACTAATATTGCTGACAGAGTAAGTTTAACGCCTCGTTACGAAAGCAGATGGTTTAGTTTTTATGTTCCTGTTACCTGGATGGAATATAGCGGAACTCAAGTGGGTACAGGATTACGTGTAGGTACTTTCTTTGTTGGCTCAGGATCAATTGTTTCTAATTTAGTTTCTAAAGAATCAAAAGCAGCTGATTTTTACGTTGGGATTAAAATTCCGGTTTACCAAAAGAAATTTAAAGACAGAGATCAGGATGGGGTAATAGATAAACAAGATTCTTGTAAAAAAGTAGCGGGGCCAATTGAAAACAATGGTTGTCCTTGGCCAGACACTGATGGTGACAAAGTTTTGGATAAAGATGATGCTTGTCCGGATGTTGCCGGTCCTCTTGAAAACAAAGGCTGCCCATGGAAAGATAGCGACGGAGATACATTATTAGATAATGTTGACGGATGCCCAACAGTTGCAGGCCCAGTTGAAAATAAAGGTTGTCCATGGCCTGATACAGACGGAGATGGAGTTTTGGACAAAGATGACGCTTGTCCTAATGTTGCAGGTTTAGTAGAAAACAAAGGATGTCCGGTTTTAGATACTGATAAAGATGGAGTTGCTGATAACGTTGATGATTGTCCACTAGTAGCAGGTCCAGCAGAAAATAAAGGGTGTCCTGAAGTTAGTAAAGCTACTTTGGCTCAATTACAGGTTGAGGCAAAATCTATCTTCTTTACATCAGGCAAAGCTACCTTAAGTGATGCTAAGAAAGTAGAAACTTCAGGAAGACTGGATGCTATCAAAGAAATTTTGAAAAACTATCCAAACGCAAAATTTGCCATTTATGGTCATACTGATAATGTAGGTAATGCTAAGGCAAATCAAAAATTATCTGAAGAAAGAGCAAAAGTTATTATGGATGCTTTAATTGAAAAAGGAGTAAATCCTGCTAATTTAACTTCACAAGGTTTTGGGGCTTCAAAACCAGTTAAATCTAATAAAACTGCTGCAGGAAGAGCAGCAAACAGAAGAACAGAAATTGTTTATTTAGGTAATTTCTAA
- a CDS encoding CsbD family protein has translation MNSTEIKGNWNELKGKLKQKYADLTDDDLLYEEGKEDEMYGRIQQKLGKTKEEWNDIVSNL, from the coding sequence ATGAATAGTACAGAAATAAAAGGAAACTGGAACGAGTTAAAAGGAAAATTAAAACAAAAATATGCTGATTTGACTGATGACGATTTGTTATATGAAGAAGGAAAAGAAGATGAAATGTACGGAAGAATCCAGCAAAAATTAGGTAAAACGAAAGAGGAATGGAATGATATTGTATCTAATTTGTAA
- a CDS encoding helix-turn-helix domain-containing protein: MKLFIKFDINTICTLYLKEKLEEQNLNFSTLGFGEIELEDNLSTEALDELKNNLEPFGFEVVENQKSVLVQKIKDAIIELVYTDDNNNYKSSAYLADKLNHSYGYLSNVFSEVTYSSIENFIIIQKIERAKQLMIVNEMSLTEIAFLLNYSSVAHLSTQFKNTTGITPSAFLRIIKKRRENLK; encoded by the coding sequence ATGAAATTATTTATAAAATTTGATATTAATACAATTTGCACACTTTACCTAAAAGAAAAACTGGAGGAACAGAATTTGAACTTTTCTACTTTAGGATTTGGAGAAATTGAATTAGAAGATAATCTTAGTACTGAAGCATTAGATGAGCTTAAAAATAATTTAGAGCCATTTGGTTTTGAAGTAGTTGAGAATCAAAAAAGTGTTTTGGTACAAAAAATAAAGGATGCTATAATCGAATTGGTTTATACTGATGACAATAATAATTATAAAAGTTCTGCTTATCTTGCTGATAAATTAAACCACAGTTATGGTTACCTGTCAAATGTATTTTCCGAAGTAACGTATTCTTCTATTGAGAATTTTATAATCATTCAAAAAATCGAAAGAGCAAAACAGTTAATGATTGTAAACGAAATGAGCTTAACCGAAATTGCTTTTTTACTGAATTATTCGAGTGTTGCGCACTTAAGTACTCAGTTTAAAAACACAACAGGAATAACTCCTTCAGCATTCTTGAGAATTATTAAAAAGCGTAGAGAAAATTTAAAATAA
- a CDS encoding CHASE3 domain-containing protein yields MSAIKDAETGQRGFMITRNHRFLAPYLFSRDKVNTSFIALKKLTADNPVQKQNLEKIYKLIIKRYVSFENCLKYSDPETYDKRKLDNHMFGGRILMDNIRFKVDEMNDIEKNF; encoded by the coding sequence ATGTCAGCTATAAAAGATGCAGAAACAGGTCAGCGTGGCTTTATGATTACACGAAACCATCGTTTTCTGGCTCCTTATCTTTTTTCGCGCGACAAGGTAAATACTTCTTTTATTGCCTTGAAAAAGCTTACTGCCGACAATCCGGTACAAAAACAAAACCTCGAAAAAATATACAAACTGATCATTAAACGCTATGTTTCATTTGAAAATTGTTTAAAGTACAGTGATCCAGAAACGTATGATAAAAGAAAACTAGACAATCATATGTTTGGCGGCCGTATATTAATGGATAACATTCGTTTTAAAGTAGATGAAATGAATGATATCGAAAAAAACTTTTGA
- a CDS encoding PAS domain-containing sensor histidine kinase encodes MKKSLKKYDEEISLGPIFSILLFLAALLFILLAYRQISKDLERLKIFNKKLLISSGLMAESEVIGKFSTWQWDLETGKIDYSDNQFRLLGVEPNAFAPKKDSFLDFVHPEDKEAIKASMEGIINNEELPFIYYKIIQPNGETRHLKSTGKLLVDQNGSKILLGINFDITDEHLLNIELQERNNQLEKSNKELASFNHVASHDLQEPLRKIQTFISRISEEDKAVLSDSAKDYIIKVETSAKRMRVLIDDLLLFSRTNTTKKEFIKSDLNELLENATLELAVITDEKKGSINVTKLPKLEVIPYQIEQLFINLIGNSLKYSLPEIPPQITIDCEKILSNEYPELIDHPFKKFYKITFTDNGMGFDPQFKDNIFVLFKRLHSKNDYPGTGIGLAICKKIVENHKGYITADSKLGEGSVFTVFLPQ; translated from the coding sequence TTGAAAAAAAGTTTAAAGAAATACGATGAAGAAATTTCTCTTGGTCCAATTTTTTCGATACTATTATTCTTAGCCGCTCTTCTCTTTATTTTACTTGCATACAGACAAATAAGCAAAGACCTTGAACGCTTAAAAATTTTCAACAAGAAACTCTTGATTTCTTCAGGTCTTATGGCCGAATCTGAAGTAATTGGTAAATTTAGCACCTGGCAATGGGATCTGGAAACAGGGAAAATTGATTATTCTGACAATCAGTTTAGACTTTTAGGAGTTGAGCCAAACGCTTTTGCACCAAAAAAGGATAGCTTTTTAGATTTTGTACATCCAGAAGACAAGGAAGCAATTAAAGCCTCTATGGAGGGAATTATCAATAACGAAGAACTTCCATTTATCTACTATAAAATAATTCAGCCTAATGGCGAGACCAGACATTTAAAATCTACAGGTAAATTACTGGTTGACCAGAATGGGAGCAAAATTCTACTCGGTATCAATTTTGATATTACAGATGAACACTTACTAAACATTGAACTTCAGGAACGAAACAACCAGCTTGAAAAAAGCAATAAAGAATTAGCTTCTTTTAATCATGTCGCGAGCCATGATTTACAAGAACCATTGCGCAAAATTCAAACCTTTATTTCTAGAATTTCCGAAGAAGACAAGGCAGTTCTTTCTGATAGCGCAAAAGATTACATTATAAAAGTAGAAACATCAGCCAAAAGAATGCGTGTTTTGATTGATGATTTATTATTATTCTCCAGAACTAATACTACCAAAAAAGAATTCATTAAATCAGATCTGAATGAATTGCTGGAAAATGCAACATTAGAACTTGCTGTAATAACTGATGAGAAAAAAGGAAGTATCAACGTTACTAAATTACCTAAATTAGAAGTTATACCCTACCAGATAGAACAGCTCTTTATTAATTTGATTGGTAATTCACTAAAATACAGTCTTCCGGAAATACCACCTCAGATTACTATTGATTGCGAAAAAATATTGTCTAATGAATATCCGGAATTAATTGATCATCCTTTCAAGAAATTTTATAAGATTACATTTACCGATAACGGAATGGGATTTGATCCACAATTCAAAGACAATATTTTTGTGTTGTTTAAACGACTACATTCTAAAAATGATTATCCGGGTACAGGAATTGGATTAGCAATTTGTAAAAAAATTGTTGAGAACCATAAAGGCTACATAACCGCTGACAGCAAACTAGGCGAAGGCTCCGTATTTACTGTATTTCTTCCTCAATAA
- a CDS encoding DUF4142 domain-containing protein → MFSSKRSFFKTAFIAIVTITISSCNENEKPENRKPENKYVLTKNTEQTEAYFFVATAGVTKTIISKAQLAQRKSLQNSIKIVSSKIENNQKLLLQEINKIAVQKLIIISEINTSVTNKDLYELANKKDVDFDDAYLNSITQSLTEMIGLFESIAKETNDMVILKLVAHYLPKQYEFLRETEKIKKQIN, encoded by the coding sequence ATGTTTTCATCAAAAAGATCATTCTTCAAAACAGCTTTTATAGCCATTGTAACGATAACTATTTCGTCATGTAATGAAAATGAAAAACCGGAAAACAGAAAACCGGAAAACAAATACGTTCTTACAAAAAATACTGAACAAACTGAAGCTTATTTTTTTGTTGCAACTGCAGGAGTAACAAAAACAATTATTTCTAAAGCGCAGCTGGCACAACGTAAAAGTTTACAAAATTCAATAAAAATTGTCAGTAGCAAAATAGAAAATAATCAAAAATTATTGTTACAGGAAATCAACAAAATAGCTGTTCAAAAACTCATTATAATCAGTGAAATAAATACATCGGTTACGAATAAGGATTTGTATGAGCTTGCTAACAAAAAGGATGTAGATTTTGATGATGCCTATTTGAATTCTATTACACAGTCATTAACTGAAATGATAGGATTATTTGAATCGATAGCAAAAGAAACAAATGATATGGTAATACTGAAATTAGTTGCTCATTATTTACCAAAACAATACGAATTTTTAAGAGAAACAGAAAAAATTAAAAAACAAATCAATTAA
- a CDS encoding porin family protein, producing MKMQSNFLYALSLFMMTSFGVVSAQSSTVVGPEFGIKGGVNMSNLYSDSDDIDDENALWGFNAGIFAAFPIADKVFIQPEILYTTKGAELDYNVAGVAGTNKFKLNYIEVPLLVRFNLTENFNVHVGGYASYLVNAKLTGEGDIEFDDELDADDFERFDAGLSAGVGLDFNPISIGLRYNYGLTTIGKEREAFGNTYTFPDAKNSNLSLYLAYKLN from the coding sequence ATGAAAATGCAATCAAATTTCTTATACGCCTTATCTCTTTTTATGATGACTTCATTTGGAGTAGTATCTGCTCAGAGCAGTACAGTTGTAGGTCCTGAATTCGGTATCAAAGGAGGGGTTAATATGTCAAACTTATATTCAGATTCTGATGATATCGATGACGAAAATGCGCTATGGGGTTTTAATGCAGGTATTTTTGCTGCCTTCCCAATCGCTGACAAAGTATTTATTCAGCCAGAGATATTATATACTACAAAAGGTGCTGAATTAGATTACAACGTTGCTGGTGTTGCAGGTACTAATAAATTTAAACTTAATTATATTGAAGTACCATTGTTAGTAAGATTTAATCTAACTGAAAACTTTAATGTTCACGTAGGTGGTTATGCATCATATCTTGTAAATGCTAAATTAACCGGAGAAGGAGATATTGAATTTGATGACGAATTAGATGCAGATGACTTCGAAAGATTTGATGCAGGTTTATCAGCTGGTGTTGGTTTAGATTTCAACCCAATCAGTATAGGATTGCGTTATAACTACGGATTAACAACTATTGGAAAAGAAAGAGAAGCTTTCGGAAACACTTACACTTTTCCAGATGCTAAAAACAGCAACTTAAGCTTGTACTTGGCTTATAAATTAAACTAG
- a CDS encoding lmo0937 family membrane protein, with amino-acid sequence MSNLLYTIAVILVILWALGFFVYSAGSIIHILLVIAIIAILFRLIKGREI; translated from the coding sequence ATGTCAAATTTATTATATACAATCGCGGTTATTCTTGTCATTCTTTGGGCCCTTGGGTTCTTTGTATACAGTGCAGGAAGTATCATTCACATCTTATTGGTAATTGCCATCATAGCAATACTATTCAGACTTATCAAAGGTCGCGAAATTTAA
- a CDS encoding YtxH domain-containing protein gives MKTSSTLLGILGAAAAGAFLGVLFAPDKGSETRKKSKTNRKITEITLKENSMVS, from the coding sequence ATGAAAACTAGTAGCACACTTTTAGGAATTTTAGGAGCCGCAGCGGCAGGAGCTTTTTTAGGAGTATTATTTGCACCGGATAAAGGTTCAGAGACAAGAAAAAAATCAAAGACAAATCGAAAGATTACGGAGATAACCTTAAAGGAAAATTCGATGGTATCTTAA
- the prfA gene encoding peptide chain release factor 1 encodes MLDRLQYVKQRFDEISDLIIQPDVIADQKRYVQLNQEYKSIKALVEKREEYILVLANIDEANEIIADGSDADMVEMAKMQLDEAKERLPQLEEEIKFMLIPKDPEDAKNVMVEIRAGTGGDEASIFAGDLFRMYTKYCESQGWRTSVVDMNEGTSGGFKEVIFEVSGEDVYGTLKFEAGVHRVQRVPQTETQGRVHTSAATVMVLPEAEEFDVQIDMNDVRVDFFCSSGPGGQSVNTTKSAVRLTHIPTGLVAQCQDQKSQHKNKDKALTVLRSRLYEMELAKKEAEDASKRTSQVSSGDRSAKIRTYNYAQGRVTDHRIGLTLYDLGNIMNGDIQKIVAELQLVNNMEKLKEASEVF; translated from the coding sequence ATGTTAGACAGACTTCAATATGTAAAGCAGCGTTTTGATGAGATTTCGGATTTGATTATTCAGCCGGATGTTATTGCGGATCAAAAACGCTATGTACAGCTTAATCAGGAATATAAAAGCATCAAAGCTTTGGTTGAAAAGAGAGAAGAATACATTCTTGTTTTGGCCAATATTGACGAAGCCAACGAAATTATTGCTGATGGAAGCGATGCTGATATGGTCGAAATGGCCAAAATGCAGCTGGATGAAGCAAAAGAACGTTTGCCGCAACTGGAGGAGGAAATCAAATTTATGCTGATTCCGAAAGATCCTGAGGATGCTAAAAATGTAATGGTAGAGATTCGCGCGGGAACGGGTGGGGACGAAGCGAGTATTTTTGCTGGTGATTTGTTCAGAATGTATACTAAATACTGTGAGTCTCAAGGTTGGAGAACTTCTGTGGTAGATATGAACGAAGGAACTTCAGGAGGTTTTAAAGAGGTAATTTTTGAGGTTTCTGGAGAAGATGTGTATGGAACTTTGAAGTTTGAAGCGGGTGTTCACCGTGTGCAGCGTGTTCCGCAGACCGAAACTCAGGGTCGTGTGCATACATCGGCAGCAACGGTTATGGTTTTACCGGAAGCAGAAGAGTTTGATGTACAGATTGATATGAATGATGTTCGTGTCGATTTCTTCTGTTCATCAGGACCTGGAGGGCAGTCGGTAAATACTACGAAATCGGCCGTACGTTTAACGCATATTCCAACCGGATTAGTGGCGCAATGTCAAGATCAGAAATCGCAGCATAAAAATAAAGATAAGGCACTAACGGTTTTGCGTTCCCGTTTGTACGAAATGGAATTGGCAAAGAAAGAAGCTGAAGATGCGTCTAAACGTACTTCTCAGGTTAGTTCAGGTGACCGTTCTGCTAAAATTCGTACTTACAATTATGCACAGGGGCGTGTAACGGATCATCGTATCGGACTTACACTTTATGATTTAGGAAATATCATGAACGGTGATATTCAGAAAATTGTTGCTGAGCTTCAATTGGTAAATAATATGGAGAAACTCAAAGAAGCTTCTGAGGTGTTTTAA
- a CDS encoding IS91 family transposase produces the protein MPPEVADVLRNIASKIENYGLNTWQLHTLSAIKKCRTADLGGHIDGCDECGNLTISYNSCRNRHCPKCQGNKREDWMEARSTELLPVPYFHVVFTLPDSINSLAMHQPKMVYDTLFEATWETLQKFGKAKEIQLGMIAVLHTWGQQLSLHPHLHCIVPGGGIDKDGQWKNSRTDGKFLFPVKALSKVFRAKYCQKLKAKEPIKYEQIRQHLWQKPWVVFTKKPFGSPNSVVEYLGRYTHKIAISNHRIKSIDNENVTFDYKDYRVAGVKKQMTLTHGEFIRRFSLHILPKRFVKIRHYGFLSSTWKRGKLKLLQAKLQVKVLEKVAKKTFLPKCPCCKTGNLHPIAVFDQRGPPAWYLGGCQNPIPRES, from the coding sequence ATGCCACCGGAAGTAGCCGATGTACTGCGAAATATTGCCTCAAAAATCGAAAACTACGGCTTGAATACTTGGCAACTGCACACGCTTTCTGCCATCAAAAAATGTCGAACGGCCGATTTGGGCGGTCATATCGATGGGTGTGATGAATGTGGAAATCTGACCATTAGTTACAACTCTTGCAGGAACAGACATTGTCCCAAATGTCAGGGTAACAAGCGAGAGGATTGGATGGAAGCCCGAAGTACAGAACTCTTGCCAGTGCCATACTTCCACGTGGTTTTTACCTTGCCCGACAGCATTAATTCCTTGGCAATGCATCAGCCAAAAATGGTGTATGACACCCTGTTTGAAGCGACTTGGGAAACGCTTCAAAAATTTGGCAAAGCCAAAGAAATACAACTGGGAATGATTGCTGTTTTGCACACCTGGGGACAGCAGTTGAGCCTTCATCCGCACCTGCATTGTATTGTGCCTGGCGGAGGAATCGATAAAGACGGACAGTGGAAAAACAGCCGAACGGACGGCAAATTCTTGTTTCCCGTAAAAGCTTTATCGAAAGTGTTTAGGGCAAAATATTGCCAGAAACTCAAAGCAAAAGAGCCCATAAAATACGAGCAAATCCGGCAGCATTTATGGCAGAAGCCTTGGGTAGTTTTTACCAAAAAGCCTTTTGGAAGTCCCAATTCGGTGGTGGAGTATCTGGGGAGATATACCCATAAAATCGCCATCAGCAACCACCGAATCAAAAGCATTGACAACGAAAACGTGACTTTCGATTACAAGGATTACCGAGTGGCGGGAGTCAAAAAGCAAATGACATTGACCCACGGCGAGTTTATCCGTCGGTTTTCGTTGCATATTTTGCCCAAACGCTTTGTCAAGATTCGTCATTATGGCTTTTTGAGCAGCACTTGGAAGCGTGGGAAGCTAAAGCTTTTGCAAGCAAAACTCCAAGTAAAGGTCTTGGAAAAAGTAGCAAAAAAAACATTTTTGCCCAAATGTCCGTGTTGCAAAACGGGCAATTTGCACCCAATAGCGGTTTTTGACCAACGAGGCCCACCTGCTTGGTATCTTGGCGGATGCCAAAACCCAATTCCCCGTGAAAGTTAA
- a CDS encoding tyrosine-type recombinase/integrase: protein MGRSQSTFNNYSRHVASISLYFGKIPTDLDPEQVQDYLFYQQKKSKTPSQTYFKHCVYGLRFLLKSEGLPYEYLGLPSIKHEKKLPVVLSKEEVWGMLQGAKLLKHRILIGLLYGCGLRCMEARSVRLQDLDFDRKQLKVVQGKGKKDRYVPLSVHLIRGLKKYIEAEKPQDYLFNGQPLPNGAGGDFDNRYSQRGVQWVVRQVAKASGVKKEVHTHTLRHSYATHLLEDGMDIITLKDLLGHQNLETTLEYLQIAQLESQRIFSPLDTLFEKCHRK, encoded by the coding sequence TTGGGCAGAAGTCAAAGTACTTTTAATAATTATTCTCGACATGTTGCTTCTATATCATTGTATTTTGGGAAAATCCCAACGGATTTAGATCCTGAACAAGTACAAGATTACTTGTTTTACCAGCAGAAAAAGTCCAAAACCCCTTCACAAACTTATTTCAAACATTGTGTTTATGGTCTTCGCTTTCTTCTAAAATCAGAAGGCTTGCCTTATGAGTACTTGGGTTTACCGTCCATAAAACACGAGAAAAAACTACCCGTTGTTTTGAGTAAAGAAGAAGTTTGGGGCATGCTTCAAGGGGCTAAATTACTCAAACATCGCATTCTTATTGGATTGCTTTATGGTTGCGGATTGCGTTGTATGGAAGCACGTTCTGTACGATTACAAGATTTAGATTTCGATAGAAAGCAACTCAAAGTAGTGCAAGGCAAAGGCAAAAAAGACCGCTATGTTCCTTTATCGGTTCATTTAATACGAGGGCTCAAAAAATATATCGAAGCCGAAAAACCACAAGATTACCTTTTTAATGGGCAACCTTTGCCTAATGGAGCAGGAGGTGATTTTGACAATCGGTATTCGCAACGAGGCGTGCAATGGGTAGTGAGGCAAGTGGCCAAGGCATCTGGTGTCAAAAAAGAGGTTCACACGCACACACTTCGGCATAGTTATGCCACGCATTTACTCGAAGATGGCATGGATATTATAACCCTCAAAGACCTTTTAGGACACCAAAACCTAGAAACCACTTTGGAGTATTTACAGATTGCCCAACTCGAGAGCCAACGCATCTTTAGTCCACTGGATACCCTTTTCGAGAAATGCCACCGGAAGTAG
- a CDS encoding CPBP family intramembrane glutamic endopeptidase: protein MNQSIKKILDFPITKIILGITVCFSLFVVIQNFLLKPFFFNIIQDQSIAKPIIHCISSVLLLVSYYYFFRFYDKRKITELSLNHLPKEIFGGFILGFLTISLSIFILYFLGYYQIISITTAYYSTKFFTMLIIAALVEDLFHRGLIVREIENWLGTHIAIVIAMLVELQHIFNPNSGLFDIFFYLIWGFTMAMLFIYTKRIWLPFFFHLGWNFAQPFYGSNLTGTNDMGNIIQSKFTGPELLTGGAFGIEGSIFTASFLLIIGIVLYYFAKKEGKIIKRKAMN, encoded by the coding sequence ATGAATCAATCAATCAAAAAAATTCTGGATTTCCCAATTACAAAAATAATTTTGGGAATAACTGTTTGCTTTTCACTATTTGTAGTAATTCAAAACTTTTTATTAAAACCTTTTTTCTTTAACATTATTCAAGATCAAAGTATTGCTAAGCCAATTATTCATTGTATTTCATCTGTACTATTATTAGTTAGTTATTACTATTTTTTCCGTTTTTATGATAAAAGAAAAATTACCGAACTATCGCTAAACCATTTACCCAAAGAAATTTTTGGGGGTTTTATTCTTGGTTTTTTGACAATATCATTATCAATTTTCATTTTATATTTTTTGGGTTACTATCAAATTATTAGTATTACGACAGCTTATTACTCAACAAAGTTTTTTACTATGTTAATAATTGCTGCGTTAGTTGAAGATTTGTTTCATAGAGGACTAATCGTTAGGGAGATAGAAAATTGGTTAGGTACACATATAGCGATTGTCATAGCAATGTTAGTAGAGCTTCAGCACATTTTCAATCCCAACTCAGGCTTATTTGACATTTTTTTTTATTTGATTTGGGGGTTCACCATGGCTATGCTATTTATATATACCAAGAGAATATGGCTACCTTTTTTCTTCCATTTAGGCTGGAATTTTGCTCAGCCTTTTTATGGCTCTAATCTCACGGGGACAAATGATATGGGCAATATTATCCAATCTAAATTTACAGGTCCTGAATTATTAACAGGAGGTGCATTTGGAATTGAAGGTTCGATTTTTACGGCATCATTTCTATTAATTATTGGTATTGTTCTTTATTACTTCGCCAAAAAGGAGGGCAAAATAATTAAAAGAAAAGCGATGAATTAA
- a CDS encoding GNAT family N-acetyltransferase, with translation MRFREAKIDDIKEIQIVRNSVKENTLSNPDLVSDKDCEEFLFKRGKGWVCEIKNQIVGFAIADLKEDNIWALFINPKFERKGIGSKLQSIMLDWYFENGKENVWLGTAPNTNAEKFYSKSGWIKNGMHGTKEVKFEMSKKQWENIKHSR, from the coding sequence ATGAGATTCAGAGAAGCCAAAATTGATGATATAAAAGAAATCCAAATTGTTAGAAATTCTGTCAAAGAAAATACTTTGTCAAATCCTGATTTGGTCAGTGATAAAGATTGCGAGGAATTTTTATTTAAACGTGGAAAAGGTTGGGTTTGCGAAATTAAAAATCAAATAGTTGGTTTTGCCATTGCAGACTTAAAAGAAGATAATATCTGGGCTCTTTTCATAAATCCTAAATTTGAAAGAAAAGGAATTGGATCAAAACTTCAAAGCATTATGCTGGATTGGTATTTTGAAAATGGAAAGGAAAATGTTTGGCTTGGAACTGCGCCGAATACAAATGCTGAAAAATTTTATTCAAAATCTGGTTGGATAAAAAATGGAATGCACGGAACTAAAGAAGTTAAATTTGAAATGTCAAAAAAACAATGGGAAAATATTAAGCACAGCCGCTAA